One region of Brachybacterium saurashtrense genomic DNA includes:
- a CDS encoding sodium:proton antiporter, with protein MILALTVAVLVTGGVYLLLQRSMVRAVFGMTLLSHAANFALLATGVPGWRAEPLTDLSSRAEMADPLPQAFVLTAIVITMAVTIFMLTLAVIGRDDDMTAHPDTGETHD; from the coding sequence ATGATCCTCGCCCTGACCGTGGCCGTGCTCGTCACCGGCGGTGTGTACCTGCTGCTGCAGCGCAGCATGGTGCGCGCCGTGTTCGGGATGACCCTGCTCAGCCACGCCGCGAACTTCGCCCTGCTGGCCACCGGCGTGCCCGGCTGGCGGGCCGAGCCGCTCACCGACCTCTCCTCCCGCGCCGAGATGGCCGATCCGCTGCCCCAGGCGTTCGTGCTCACCGCGATCGTGATCACGATGGCGGTCACGATCTTCATGCTCACCCTCGCGGTGATCGGCCGGGACGACGACATGACCGCCCATCCCGACACCGGGGAGACCCACGACTGA